The Deltaproteobacteria bacterium genomic interval CTCCACCCGGCCAATGACCGGCACATCCACGGCCAGAAGCGCCTGGCGCAGGGCATCCACGTCCATGGTTAAGGGCTTGATGGCGACCAGCACGGTGGGCAGGTCCTGCTCCGGGAATGAGCCGCCGCCCACGCGTGAAAACCCGTTCCTTAATCCGATTTCCGCCCAGTCACCGAGAAGGCGCAGCTTGCGCCGCAAGGCGCGGGCCTTGCTGCGCAAGTCATCCACCGAAGCCGTGATCATGGCCAAGGTCGGCACGGACTGGCGGGCAATGTCCGGGTCCAGGTACAGACGCAGGGTCGCCTCCAGGGCGGCCAGCGTCATTTTATCGATACGCAGGGCGCGATTGAGTTGATTTTTCTTGATCCGCTCGATGCTCTCCCGCCGACCGACAATAACCCCGGCCTGGGGGCCGCCCAGCAGCTTGTCGCCGCTAAAAGACACCACGTCCACCCCGCTCTTCAAAACCTGCTGCACCGTTGGCTCGGGCATGAGCTTATAGGGCGAAAAATCGAACAGGTTGCCGCTGCCCAAATCCTCGAAAACCGGCAATCCCCGCTCCCGCCCCAGGGCCACCAGCTCGGCCGCGTCCACTTCCTTGTGAAAGCCGATGATGCGGTAATTGGACGTGTGCACCTTCATCAGCAGGGCCGTCTGCTCGGTGATGGCCTCGGCGTAATCATGGATATGGGTCCGGTTGGTCGCGCCAACCTCGCGCAGCACAGCGCCGCTTTTCTTCATGACCTCGGGAATGCGGAACGATCCGCCGATTTCCACCAACTGTCCGCGCGACACGACCACTTCCCGGCCCTTGGCCAGGGTGTCCAGCACCAACAGCACGGCGGCGGCATTGTTGTTGACCACCAGCCCCGCCTCGGCCCCGGTCAGGCGGCAGAG includes:
- a CDS encoding L-seryl-tRNA(Sec) selenium transferase, giving the protein KDLVAEFLDLCREEIRAGVLADESDLAHSKLATRLTAYVRNRSRPHFRRVVNATGVVIHTNLGRSILAEDAVAAVLRGCRHYSNLEMDLRTGQRGSRYSHVEDLLCRLTGAEAGLVVNNNAAAVLLVLDTLAKGREVVVSRGQLVEIGGSFRIPEVMKKSGAVLREVGATNRTHIHDYAEAITEQTALLMKVHTSNYRIIGFHKEVDAAELVALGRERGLPVFEDLGSGNLFDFSPYKLMPEPTVQQVLKSGVDVVSFSGDKLLGGPQAGVIVGRRESIERIKKNQLNRALRIDKMTLAALEATLRLYLDPDIARQSVPTLAMITASVDDLRSKARALRRKLRLLGDWAEIGLRNGFSRVGGGSFPEQDLPTVLVAIKPLTMDVDALRQALLAVDVPVIGRVEDDAFCLDPRTVMVEEFGLVAGSLAAIFQGEPA